Genomic window (Sulfurovum sp. NBC37-1):
AGCCTATGAGAGGATGCAGCAGATCGCAAAACTTCCCGTAAAATATGTCATTACAACCCATGATCATGACGACCACTGGCTTGGTAACAGCTTTTACAAGAGCAAAGGTGCTTTGTTGATAGGTCCGAGGACTTATGAACAAAATGTAGTTGCCGGTATGGAGACACGAATGCAGCGTGTGTTGGGAAAAGAGCTTTATGGAAAGACCTCCATTGTAAAACTGGATACGATAGTGGATAACAACCTTACTTTGAAGGCGGGAGACAAAGTATTTATGATCAGTCAGCCTGTAAAGGCGGCACATACCAAAGGGGACCTGATCGTCTTTTTGAAGGGGCAGAAGGTACTGTTTGCCGGAGATCTTGTTTTTAGCGGCAGGCTTACCTCTTTACGGGACGGCTCTTTGGTCGGTTCACTTGAGGCATTGGACAAGATAGATGCGTATGGTGCCAAAGTAATCGTTGGCGGGCACGGCTATGAGACTGATGCAACCGTAACAAAACATTTTAGAAGTTATCTGCAAGAGATGAAAAAAGAAGTGCAGGATGCCCTGGATGAAGATGTGGGTATGGAAGATATTACAAAAAAAGTCACCATGCCACAGTATAAAAATATGAAACTGTATGATGTTCTTCATGCCCGGAATGTTCTGGATGCCTACAAAGAGTTGGAAATGATAGAGGATGAAGAATGAAAATCATAGGGTTGATAGCCGCTATGCTGTTGAGCGTGTGTGCAGATGAGGGTAAAGTGCTGTTTGAAAAGCATTGTCTGTCCTGTCACATACCTTTTGTGCCTATGTTAGAACTTAAAGAGAATTTTGCGGACCATAACAATACCCTGCTAAAACTTAAAGCACCGACACTCAATCAACTCTCCTATCGACTGAAACAGCGTATTGGTGATCCAAAAGGGGATAAGGAGATACACCGCATGGAGGTCATCGCATTCATGAGTAGCTATGTAGTGAATCCTGACCGCGATAAAAGTCTCTGTCTTGATGAGGTGATGAGAGTCTTTGATACGATGCCATCACTTAAAGGTAAGGTGAGTGAAGAGGAACTCGAAGAGATAGGCACATATCTGTATGATTTTGATGAAGAGATCGTAAAACAGAAAAGTGTTAAATTCGAAGGATTTGAAAAAGCCCTGCAGCGAGCAAAAAAAGAAGATAAGATCATAATGATCGAAGCGATGAGCCGAACATGCCATTTTTGTAGAAAAATGGAACGGGAAGTGATGATAGATACGGAGGTGATTCGGGCAATAGAGAGAGATTTTATTCCGGTGTCCATTGATATTTCTACCCATGCTTTGCCTTTGGGGTTGAAAGCTGAACTTACGCCGAGTTTTATTTTTATTGACAAATATGGCAATGTACTTGGAAATATTCCCGGAGCCTGGGGAAAACAGGATTTTCTTGCATTGCTTAAAGAGGCAAAAGAAGAGGCAAAAAGCAAAAAGGCAAAAAAATGAAATATAGTGCTCTGTATCTATTCAGAAGTGTTGTAGTTGGTATGGCATGTGTTGCATCATTGTATGCCGACAGGGGAGAATCGGTTTATCGGAGCATTTGTTCCAAGTGTCACCAACTTCATATCGCAGAAGAGAAACTTGCGGAAAATTTTTTCGAAGCAAACAATACACTGTTGAAGCTCAAAGCCCCTACGATCAGCCAGATCTCACGAAGCATGAAAGAAAAGATCGGAGATCCCCGTTCAGATGAAGAGATACAGCGTTTGGAGGTTAGTTCGTTCATTGCCGATTATATTATTTATCCCGATAAAAGCAAGAGCGTGCTTAATCCAAAGATCGGAAAGTGTTTTAAAACGATGCCTAGTCTCAAAGGAAAGTTGACCACGGAAGACATCGAGGCCATTAGT
Coding sequences:
- a CDS encoding MBL fold metallo-hydrolase; its protein translation is MKHIVLISLMSLFLQAFEYNLVPKKVAEDTYCFFGKLENISKENGGNMVNTCFVHTKEGFVVIDSGPTYDYASQAYERMQQIAKLPVKYVITTHDHDDHWLGNSFYKSKGALLIGPRTYEQNVVAGMETRMQRVLGKELYGKTSIVKLDTIVDNNLTLKAGDKVFMISQPVKAAHTKGDLIVFLKGQKVLFAGDLVFSGRLTSLRDGSLVGSLEALDKIDAYGAKVIVGGHGYETDATVTKHFRSYLQEMKKEVQDALDEDVGMEDITKKVTMPQYKNMKLYDVLHARNVLDAYKELEMIEDEE
- a CDS encoding thioredoxin family protein; its protein translation is MKIIGLIAAMLLSVCADEGKVLFEKHCLSCHIPFVPMLELKENFADHNNTLLKLKAPTLNQLSYRLKQRIGDPKGDKEIHRMEVIAFMSSYVVNPDRDKSLCLDEVMRVFDTMPSLKGKVSEEELEEIGTYLYDFDEEIVKQKSVKFEGFEKALQRAKKEDKIIMIEAMSRTCHFCRKMEREVMIDTEVIRAIERDFIPVSIDISTHALPLGLKAELTPSFIFIDKYGNVLGNIPGAWGKQDFLALLKEAKEEAKSKKAKK
- a CDS encoding thioredoxin family protein encodes the protein MKYSALYLFRSVVVGMACVASLYADRGESVYRSICSKCHQLHIAEEKLAENFFEANNTLLKLKAPTISQISRSMKEKIGDPRSDEEIQRLEVSSFIADYIIYPDKSKSVLNPKIGKCFKTMPSLKGKLTTEDIEAISNFVYDYDKKVQKKAKAEDGSFGTILKRAKEEHKTILIKATAPHCRYCKKMEKRVFSDAEVIDLLKKSFIVLHVDVSKQPLPLGLSVSMTPTFFFVFADQQSGSVKTKRIPGSWSKEDFLEILKEAEKIKRKKQ